DNA from Nitrospina gracilis Nb-211:
GGTGAGAAGCTGGTTGAAGGTATCCGAGGAAAACAGAATTTTTACCAGGTACATGTCGCCGTTTTTGTAAATCTGCCGCAGGCGGTCCTTGAGCACCAGCTTGTACTGCTCCAGCCTTTCCTGATGTTTGGCAATGGCCTCCTTCGCGTGCTGAACCCGCTTTTCATTCACCTCGATGTTGTAGCGGTAGATCTTCAATTCCCGCTCACGCAGTTTCATGCGATCTTCCAGATGGCGCAGGGTTTTGAGGATACGCGTTTCTTCGCGGCCGATCTCGGAGAGTTCCCGGTCCTGCGTCTCAATTTTTTTTCTTAGTGCATCGAGTTCCGCCTTTTCCTGCTCCAGCAGGTTCTCCACCTGGCTTGCGGGCTTCTCTTTGGAAAACGAAGGGGCGGCCAGGCCGCTCACCAGCACGACCAAAGCAAAAAGACCGGCCATCCAATGTACGCACTTTTTCATCATCGACTGCGGAACATTTTAAGAAACTGGTTGACCGAAAGATAACTGCCCATCCATCCAAGAAAAACGCTGCACGCAACGATACTTCCCACGAACTGCGGTGATATAAAATGAAACTCCATACCGCGTGTGATGACTTCGAGCGATCCCTGAAAGTTGAGCGTCAAAAAGATTTGCAGGCCCTTGACCAGAGCCAGCGACAACGCCGCTCCCAACAGCCCGTGCAGGGCCCCTTCCAGCAGATACGGAAACTTGATGAACCGGGGTGTCGCGCCGATCAACAGCATGAGTTCGATTTCATCACGGCGGGAAAACACGGACAGCTTGATGGTGTTCGAGATTATAAGCAGAGCCCCCACACTGAGCAGAGTCCCCAGCGCAATCAAAAACACCTTCATAAAAATCATGAACGTTTCGAATCGGCCAATCCACTTTTCACCGTACTCGACCGACTCGACTCCCTCCTTGATGCGGATTCTTTCCGCGAACATTTTGATCGCCGAGAACTGCCGGTCCGACGCGTGGAACTGGATGTTGTAGGACGCAGGAAGCGGATTGAGGTCCATCTGCCCCAGAAACTCGGCATGATCGGAAAACATTTCCTTGAATCTGGCCCAGGCCTCGTCGCGGGACACATGTTTGAATCCTTCCACATCCGGACTCGCCTTGATGAACTTTTCCAGCTTCTCCCTGCGTTCGGTGCTAATGCCATCCTCGAGGTACACGATCAACTGCACCTGGTTGCTCCACGAGGTGAGCAGGGAGTTGAGATTGACGTAGATGAAGATGAACAGGCTGAAGATGGACAGCGCAACGGTGATGGACCCCACCGAGGCGAGGCAGGTCTGTTTGTTGGATTTGATGTTGGAGAGAGCCGCGCGAAAACTGCGTATCAAAAAACTCACCTGAGCACCCGTGTGTCCACGATGCGTCCCCGGTTCAAGGTGATGACCGAATGATTGCCGCTGGCCAGCATATCCTGATTGTGGGTGGCGAACACCACGGTCGTCCCTGCCCGGTTGGCCTGTTCGAACAGTTTGAGGATTTCCTGCGAGATATCGGGGTCGAGATTGCCGGTGGGCTCATCGGCGAGCAGGATTTTCGGTTGCGTCACCAAAGCCCGCGCGATGGCCACCCTCTGCTGTTCGCCGCCGGACAGCTGCAGGGGATAGGCATCCTTGCGATGGGAAAGCCCCACGTTCTTGAGCGCCTCCCACGCTTTGGAGCGGATGACCCGCCGCGGCGTGTTGCTGGTGATCTCCAGCGCGAACGCCACGTTCTCGAAAATGGTTTTACCGGGGATCAGTTTGTAATCCTGAAACACCACGCCGATGTTGCGGCGCAGAAGGTACAGCATGCTTTCCCTGAATTTGCCGATGTTCATGCCGTTGACCAGCACCTGGCCCTGGTCGTGCCGCTCCCAGCGGAAAATGATTTTGAGGAGCGTCGATTTCCCCGCGCCGCTGGGGCCGCTCAAAAACACGAAGGCGCCCTTCTTGATGATCATGGAAATGTCGAACAGCGCGGGAGTGTTGCCTTCGTAGGTCTTGTAAACGTTGTACAGTTGAATCATGCGTTAACGGTCCGAACCATACAAAAGTCGCCTGCCCCGGGGAGGAACGGGACGGGTTTCAGTTTTTGGGAGTGGATGGCGGCAACTCGTCCGCCAGGATGATGTCGCTTTCCATGCTGTCCTCGGCAATGTACTCGCCGGTGGACATCATGGCCAGCACATCGTGGCCGTAAAACTCGCGGATCTGCGTGTCGGAAAGCATATCCAGATGGATGAACGTCTTGATGATCAGGCGCCCGTCCTCGATTTCGTACGCAAAGACCCCGGCGGAACACACGAGGTATCCCTCGTGATGACCGAAGGTCAGCAGGCCTTCCTCCAGATAGCCGTCGAGGATGATGATGCAGTTGTCGGTGGTCTCCGTGCGCTCGCTGAAGCGGTCGATGCAGTGAGTGGTGTACGCCACCTGCGGGTGCGTGAACGATTGGTAGAGCCGACCCTTGTCCGTGGATTCGCTGTGCGAGGGCGAGACCAGGGTCACAAATCCGTGCCGGGTGAAATCCACCAGGCAAAGAACATCCTTGCCGAATTTGCGCGCCACCTTCTGGGTGATGCGGTTCATGAAGCGCTGGCGCTTGCGGATGGAAATGCGCCCCGATCGGCCGAAATGCTTCTGGTATTCCTTCTTCAGGAAGGCTTCGATCTGGTGCTTTTTAAAAGCAAAATGTTTGTCTTCAACCATTTTCAAACCTGAAACCGGACAAATACCGACATAAAGGCCATTATACCCATCCTGCCAAAAGGAAAAAAGGCGATTTTGATCTTGGTCATTGAAATTGAAGGAGAAATCGGCGAAACTCCCTGTCAATTTTCCACTTACAGGGGACATCCCCTTTGATACAATGACACTATGAACAGTACAGCCAAAACCTTTCTGGTCCTCCTGGGGGCAACGGTATTCTTCAACGTGATGTTTTATTACCTGTCCTCCAACATCGAGGACTTTGAAAATCTGCCCCTACCTCCCAAAAAAGTGGAACGGTATGAAACCGGCAACCCGCTGATCAAGGTGGATGCGCAGTCGCGGGACACCTGGGCCTTGCTGGACTTTTCCACCGGTCAGATTCACCGCGTGGAGGACATGGAAAAGGACGTCGCCCCCCTGCAGAAACTGAACTGGGACCTGGCGTTTCAGCGCACCAAAATCGTCACCAACGGAGGCGTGACCAATCCCAAGGGACCGGTGCAGGTGAAGAACCTGGGCCAGGTGGATTTCGACCAAGTGGAACAGGTCCCGGCGGCGCGGACCGATTTCAAACAGGATGACCGCGGCTGGGGTGGCAGTATCGTCAACAAGGCGCTGGTGGACTGGTACATTTACCGCACCCGCACACACAACGTGGAATCCAAAAAGGACGTGTACCTGATCGATACCGGCGACGGGTTCGTGAAGATGAAGATCATCAACTATTACTGCGAGCGTCCGGAATCCGATTGCCAATCCATGATGTGCACGCGCGACGAGGCGGCCTGCCTGACACTGGAATACCGGTACATACCAAACGGCGAAAATACCTTTCCCGCTTCCACAATCGAGCAACCCCAAACGGCCCAGGTCACCCATTGAAGCAGGTGTCCCTACTGCTGATTCTGGCG
Protein-coding regions in this window:
- the ftsX gene encoding permease-like cell division protein FtsX, whose protein sequence is MIRSFRAALSNIKSNKQTCLASVGSITVALSIFSLFIFIYVNLNSLLTSWSNQVQLIVYLEDGISTERREKLEKFIKASPDVEGFKHVSRDEAWARFKEMFSDHAEFLGQMDLNPLPASYNIQFHASDRQFSAIKMFAERIRIKEGVESVEYGEKWIGRFETFMIFMKVFLIALGTLLSVGALLIISNTIKLSVFSRRDEIELMLLIGATPRFIKFPYLLEGALHGLLGAALSLALVKGLQIFLTLNFQGSLEVITRGMEFHFISPQFVGSIVACSVFLGWMGSYLSVNQFLKMFRSR
- the ftsE gene encoding cell division ATP-binding protein FtsE, yielding MIQLYNVYKTYEGNTPALFDISMIIKKGAFVFLSGPSGAGKSTLLKIIFRWERHDQGQVLVNGMNIGKFRESMLYLLRRNIGVVFQDYKLIPGKTIFENVAFALEITSNTPRRVIRSKAWEALKNVGLSHRKDAYPLQLSGGEQQRVAIARALVTQPKILLADEPTGNLDPDISQEILKLFEQANRAGTTVVFATHNQDMLASGNHSVITLNRGRIVDTRVLR
- a CDS encoding HmuY family protein, translated to MNSTAKTFLVLLGATVFFNVMFYYLSSNIEDFENLPLPPKKVERYETGNPLIKVDAQSRDTWALLDFSTGQIHRVEDMEKDVAPLQKLNWDLAFQRTKIVTNGGVTNPKGPVQVKNLGQVDFDQVEQVPAARTDFKQDDRGWGGSIVNKALVDWYIYRTRTHNVESKKDVYLIDTGDGFVKMKIINYYCERPESDCQSMMCTRDEAACLTLEYRYIPNGENTFPASTIEQPQTAQVTH